In Stanieria sp. NIES-3757, the DNA window GTTCCCACCATAATCGAAGTTGGAGTTGCCAAACCAAGCGCACAGGGACAGGCAATAATTAACACACCGACTGTCGTAATTAGAGCCATTGTAACATTCCCCATGATGTTGTACCAGAGGACAAAAGTAGCGATCGCAATAGCAATCACCGCAGGAACAAACCATCCCGTCACGCGATCAGCTAAACGTTGAATTGGTGCTTTTGAGCCCTGTGCTTGCTGCACTAACTTAACAATCTGTGCTAAAAAAGTATCCTTACCAACTCTGGTGGCTCTAAACTTAAAACTACCAGTTTTATTAATCGTCGCGCCAATAATTTCATCGCCAGGACGCTTTTTCACAGGGACACTTTCACCAGTAACCATCGCTTCATCAATGGTGGAAGCACCTTCAACAATTTCGCCATCAACGGGAATTTTTTCCCCTGGGCGTACCAAAATTAAATCTCCTAAAACTACTTCAGCAATGGGAATATCTACCTCTTGATGATTACGAATCACCCTTGCTGTTTTCGCTTGTAAACCAATCAACTTACGAATTGCTTCTGAAGTTTGTCCCTTGGCGCGGTTTTCTAATAATCGTCCCAGCAAAATTAAGGTAATAATTACCGATGCAGCTTCAAAGTAGACATCAGGTGTAAGTCCCTGCTCAATAAACCATTGTGGAAAAAAGGTTGGAAATAAAGAATAAAGGTAAGCTGTCCCTGTACCAATCGCTACCAGCGTATCCATGGTTGCCGTATGGCGTTTTAAGGCTTTCCAAGCATTGATAAAGAAAGACGAGCCACACCAAAATAGTACTGGTGTAGTTAGTACTAATTGTAGCCAGGAATGGTGCATCCATGCAGGAATAAAAGGAATAGGCAATCCTGTCATCATGGGTAGTGAACCAATCACCAGAATAGCACTGATAATACCGCTAACCCATACCTTACGAGTTAATTGGCGATTTTCAACTTGTCGTTCTCTTTGTTCTGCATCATCTTCTGGAGCAAGTATTTCATCTTGCATCGGTACAGCCGAATAGCCTGCTGTATCAACTGCATCCTGAATCGCTGCTATATTGGTTTGGCTAGGATCGTAAATAACGCTAGCTTGTTCGGCACCAAAGTTAACACTACATTCATTTACACCTGGAACTGAGCGAATTGCGTCTTCAACATTTTTGGCACAAGAAGCACAACTCATACCCCTCAATTTCAGATTGGTATTTTCCATTTAACACCTCCTGACTTGGTGTTTAAATAATTCTTATTTAGGCAACTGTATAACCTGCTGCTGTAATTACCTGTGCAATGGCATCAGGCGATGCTTGTGTTTCAACTTCAACAAGTTTAGTTTTAGAATCGGTTTTTATCATCGCTTCTGGATCGATTTCTTGAATGGCTTTGGTAATAGTATCTCCACAAGCTGAACAAGCCATGTTAGGAACTTTAAATTGCAATGTCATATTCTTCTATTTTTTCCCTGATTTAATTACTTATTGTTATTGTGAAATCTCTAGTTCACTGGAGAGTCAAGGGGTAAACCAAAAAAAAATTAGGTTGGTGAATTTCATTTTTGAAAATTAAGCGATCTCAACCTCTGCGACCATGAGTCTAGTAATGAGATAAAATTTTTAAGAAATGTTAAAACTAGATTTTCATGAATTTGTTTTATTCGTTTTTTACACTTCTGTTTGCCCTACTGATTTTAGGCATTGTTTTCTATTTGATTACCGCTCGCCGTTATCAATCGTCTGACTCTGTGGCTAATTCCTATGATGAATGGACTGAAGACGGTATTCTAGAATTTTATTGGGGCGAACACATCCACCTAGGTCATTATGGTTCACCACTGCAACGAAAAGATTTTATCATTGCTAAACTGGACTTTGTTCATGAAATGGTCAAATGGGGAGGTTTAGATCAATTACCTACTGGAACAACTCTTTTAGATGTTGGTTGTGGCATTGGCGGAAGTAGTCGTATTTTAGCTCAGGATTATGGTTTTGCCGTCACAGGTATAACTATTAGTCCTCAACAAGTCAAACGCGCCCAGGAGTTAACCTCTGAAGGAGTTGATGCCAAATTTTTCGTAGATGATGCTATGCAACTGTCTTTCCCCGATGCTAGTTTTGACGTTGTTTGGTCGGTTGAAGCTGGTCCCCATATGCCAGATAAAGCTGTTTTTGCTCAAGAATTAATGAGAGTATTAAAACCTGGTGGAATTTTGGTTGTAGCTGACTGGAATCAAAGGGATGACCGCCAAAAACCTTTAAATTTCTGGGAAAAACCAGTTATGAAACAATTATTAGACCAATGGTCACATCCTGCTTTTTCTAGTATTGAAGGCTTTTCTGAGCTTTTAGTCGAGACAGGATTAGTTGAAGGAGAAGTAATTACCGCCGATT includes these proteins:
- a CDS encoding putative delta(24)-sterol C-methyltransferase: MNLFYSFFTLLFALLILGIVFYLITARRYQSSDSVANSYDEWTEDGILEFYWGEHIHLGHYGSPLQRKDFIIAKLDFVHEMVKWGGLDQLPTGTTLLDVGCGIGGSSRILAQDYGFAVTGITISPQQVKRAQELTSEGVDAKFFVDDAMQLSFPDASFDVVWSVEAGPHMPDKAVFAQELMRVLKPGGILVVADWNQRDDRQKPLNFWEKPVMKQLLDQWSHPAFSSIEGFSELLVETGLVEGEVITADWTQATLPSWLDSIWQGIARPQGLVRFGLSGFIKSLREVPTLLLMRLAFGTGLCRFGMFRAVRSNYLTQATETVAQKPAQV
- a CDS encoding copper-translocating P-type ATPase, with the translated sequence MENTNLKLRGMSCASCAKNVEDAIRSVPGVNECSVNFGAEQASVIYDPSQTNIAAIQDAVDTAGYSAVPMQDEILAPEDDAEQRERQVENRQLTRKVWVSGIISAILVIGSLPMMTGLPIPFIPAWMHHSWLQLVLTTPVLFWCGSSFFINAWKALKRHTATMDTLVAIGTGTAYLYSLFPTFFPQWFIEQGLTPDVYFEAASVIITLILLGRLLENRAKGQTSEAIRKLIGLQAKTARVIRNHQEVDIPIAEVVLGDLILVRPGEKIPVDGEIVEGASTIDEAMVTGESVPVKKRPGDEIIGATINKTGSFKFRATRVGKDTFLAQIVKLVQQAQGSKAPIQRLADRVTGWFVPAVIAIAIATFVLWYNIMGNVTMALITTVGVLIIACPCALGLATPTSIMVGTGKGAENGILIKGAASLEMAHRLRAIILDKTGTITQGKPTVTDFITVRGIANHNELNILLLAASVERNSEHPLAEAVVRYAQSQRVELNDTKEFEARVRSFVAIAGSGVQGYVSDRWIQIGTHRWMNELGIDTSDLQKDWERLEYLGKTVIWIAIDKKIEAIMGIADAVKPSSVNAIRSLQKMGLEVVMLTGDNRRTAEVIAREVGIERVFAEVRPDQKTVIVETIQSEGKIVAMVGDGINDAPALAQADVGMAIGTGTDIAIAASDITLISGDLQGIVTAIQLSRATIRNIRQNLFFAFIYNVAGIPIAAGILYPFFGWLLSPIIAGAAMAFSSVSVVTNALRLRNFQPKILI